A genomic window from Pecten maximus chromosome 2, xPecMax1.1, whole genome shotgun sequence includes:
- the LOC117344768 gene encoding myogenesis-regulating glycosidase-like yields MRQLRGRTLRYLKVACFLLFMVFIIWYTVSALKKKVTPLYASGVVEQRIGDLQYDFSTGMFVYNSGRSTYLQGIVSETLRSTFTVACKSEQNKATSMCLHWLRYAKLEILKTDNCHHVKWTPTSRDFIPHDCFSLRSAHWYGGAELYDQTWPLETADVPKQPYLSNDILFRSNTEKNGGRNMFGNVVDRFWINSNGVGIVVNSEVPLFVSINESKSNLLCFSADYTNSPYPNPDSKTPVLEYSVCKEDSISKIHKLLQKKYFHVPLGLPDKSLMQGIVWSTWGRFKPNLTQALLLSHAKNVSDKIAPHKLQANFIEIDDKYSTRFGDFNFDESAFRNSHQMISYLKEYKFDVIVSMTPFVSVESKAFKSKADLLISDVEERSPSLMRWYSGLMGVVDVTREDTVTWYNAQLANMIKDYGIKSFNFHGCESNFLPKIHKTSRLLANPGTFTTEFVSQMSSTAGGLVQVSCGYSSQQYPVYTKSSRKESHWSHKNGLRSVIPSILTLGILGYQFVVPDIVGGTAYGVNGSLAMSKPEPELYIRWMQLSVFMPVIKFAFTPWDYDKDIVDIFNNLIKIRKEKVIPLLLKAMREAEMTGAPIIRPIWWGSPKDENALLVDSEFMVGDSLLVAPILKKGAKDRDIYLPEGDWHDQINDQHEQGKQWLKAHKVKLTEVAYFTRTHILA; encoded by the exons ATGAGACAACTTCGTGGTAGAACGCTGAGATATTTGAAGGTAGCATGTTTTCTTCTGTTCATGGTGTTCATCATCTGGTACACAGTGAGCGCCCTGAAGAAAAAAGTCACGCCATTATACGCCAGTGGAGTGGTGGAACAGAGAATTGGCGACCTCCAGTATGATTTTTCCACGGGAATGTTCGTGTACAACAGTGGTAGAAGTACATACCTACAGGGTATCGTCTCCGAGACTCTCAGGTCGACCTTTACAGTAGCATGTAAATCAGAACAGAACAAAGCCACGAGCATGTGTCTCCACTGGCTTAGATACGCCAAACTAGAG attttgaaAACAGACAACTGTCATCATGTGAAGTGGACTCCAACCAGCCGTGACTTTATTCCACATGATTGCTTTTCTCTACGGAGTGCCCATTGGTATGGGGGTGCAGAGCTTTACGACCAAACATGGCCCCTTGAAACTGCTGATGTACCTAAACAGCCCTATCTCTCAAATGACATTTTGTTTCGATCAAACACAGAGAAAAATGGAGGCAGAAACATGTTTGGAAATGTTGTTGATAGATTTTGGATAAATTCCAATGGTGTTGGGATTGTAGTAAACAGTGAAGTACCCCTATTTGTGAGCATAAATGAAAGTAAAAGTAACTTACTCTGTTTTAGTGCAGATTATACAAACTCACCGTATCCAAACCCAGACAGTAAAACGCCTGTACTGGAGTACAGTGTGTGTAAGGAGGACAGCATTAGTAAGATACACAAGCTGCTACAGAAGAAGTATTTCCACGTGCCGTTAGGTCTACCAGACAAAAGTTTAATGCAAGGTATTGTATGGTCTACCTGGGGTAGATTCAAGCCTAATCTGACTCAGGCGCTGTTGTTATCACATGCTAAAAATGTCAGTGATAAGATCGCCCCACACAAACTACAAGCCAACTTCATAGAAATAGATGATAAATATTCTACAAGATTTGGggattttaattttgatgaatCTGCATTTAGAAACTCGCATCAAATGATTAGTTATTTGAAAGAATACAAatttgatgtcattgtttctaTGACACCATTTGTTAGTGTAGAATCAAAAGCATTTAAAAGTAAAGCAGATTTACTGATTTCTGATGTTGAGGAGCGTAGCCCTTCCCTAATGAGATGGTATAGTGGCCTGATGGGTGTGGTAGATGTAACACGTGAAGACACTGTCACTTGGTATAATGCACAATTAGCCAACATGATCAAAGATTATGGCATAAAGTCATTTAATTTCCATGGATGTGAATCTaattttttaccaaaaattCATAAAACATCCAGACTTCTTGCAAACCCTGGAACATTTACTACAGAGTTTGTGTCACAGATGAGTTCTACAGCTGGAGGCCTAGTACAAGTGAGTTGTGGTTACAGCAGCCAGCAGTACCCTGTCTACACAAAATCATCACGAAAAGAATCTCATTGGTCCCATAAAAACGGACTACGAAGTGTGATTCCCTCCATTTTGACACTTGGTATCCTTGGCTACCAGTTTGTTGTACCTGACATCGTCGGTGGGACAGCGTATGGGGTAAACGGGTCGTTAGCTATGTCCAAACCTGAACCAGAACTATATATTCGTTGGATGCAGCTTTCAGTGTTTATGCCCGTCATAAAATTTGCCTTCACACCATGGGATTATGACAAagatattgtagatatattCAACAACTTGATCAAGATACGGAAAGAGAAAGTGATTCCATTACTTCTGAAGGCAATGCGTGAGGCAGAGATGACAG GTGCCCCAATTATCCGTCCAATCTGGTGGGGCTCTCCAAAGGATGAAAACGCCCTGTTGGTGGACTCTGAGTTTATGGTAGGAGATTCCCTTTTGGTGGCCCCGATATTGAAGAAGGGTGCTAAGGATAGAGACATCTACCTCCCTGAAGGGGACTGGCACGATCAAATTAATGATCAACATGAACAAGGAAAACAGTGGCTCAAGGCACACAAGGTCAAACTCACAGAGGTGGCGTACTTCACTAGGACTCATATTCTGGCATAA